One stretch of Mycolicibacterium fallax DNA includes these proteins:
- a CDS encoding serine/threonine-protein kinase PknH/PknJ: MADNTLAQGAVFAGYRIERVLGAGGMGVVYLARNPVLPRSDALKILPVEMSRDDNFRARFVREADVAAGLTHPNIVQIYRRGEADGQLWIAMQFVDGTDAENALRAGTMTPQRAVHIVTEVAKALDHAHSRNVVHRDVKPANFLLSAEDGDAERVLLADFGIARALDDATSLTAAGSVMATVSYAAPEVLSGGVADGRTDIYALGCTLYRLLTGQAPYQGDDVAAVMMAHLQQPPPLVSATRPGLPAALDGVVATAMAKDPAQRYRTAREFAKAATAALTGGYGAERSAGPPPLTTGTTTGRYPAATGPYPGPAAPAPRRSRTRLIVTVAAVLALAAAAVVGVAATRRGGAEQPPPVASTADPAPMPDAELPGLLSSAQELSELAGVKLRTDPAVPVLASDYLQLADPRCAAAFAPGQLNEYRGSGWIASRYQAFTEIPPIKNAIGLSVFGQQIVVGFDTAGAAATFAEQQRAHWQDCSNGLIQLRSSDPAKPPMTIQVGGLTVTDDDILMLPQSLEGAQGMVCGRSLTHRNNVVVDVTLCGFDDAAEQTAQLARSIRDRIPGA; the protein is encoded by the coding sequence GTGGCCGATAACACGCTGGCCCAGGGCGCCGTGTTCGCCGGGTATCGGATCGAGCGGGTCCTGGGCGCCGGCGGTATGGGCGTGGTGTATCTGGCCCGCAACCCGGTGCTGCCGCGATCCGACGCCCTGAAGATTCTGCCGGTCGAGATGTCCCGCGACGACAACTTCCGGGCCCGATTCGTCCGCGAGGCCGATGTTGCGGCCGGCCTGACCCACCCCAACATCGTGCAGATCTACCGGCGCGGGGAGGCCGACGGCCAGCTGTGGATCGCGATGCAGTTCGTCGACGGCACCGACGCGGAGAACGCCCTGCGGGCCGGGACGATGACCCCGCAGCGCGCCGTGCACATCGTCACCGAGGTGGCCAAGGCGCTGGACCACGCGCATTCCCGCAACGTGGTGCACCGGGACGTGAAACCGGCGAACTTCCTGCTGTCCGCCGAGGACGGCGACGCCGAGCGGGTGCTGCTGGCCGACTTCGGCATCGCCCGCGCCCTCGATGACGCCACCTCGTTGACCGCGGCCGGATCGGTGATGGCGACGGTCAGCTATGCCGCGCCGGAGGTGCTTTCCGGCGGTGTCGCCGACGGGCGCACCGACATCTACGCGCTGGGCTGCACGCTGTACCGGCTGCTCACCGGGCAGGCTCCCTACCAGGGTGACGACGTCGCCGCGGTGATGATGGCGCACCTGCAGCAGCCGCCGCCACTGGTCAGCGCGACCCGGCCCGGGCTGCCGGCGGCGCTCGACGGCGTCGTCGCGACCGCGATGGCCAAGGACCCGGCGCAGCGTTACCGCACCGCCCGGGAATTCGCCAAGGCCGCCACCGCGGCACTGACCGGGGGCTACGGCGCCGAGCGGTCCGCCGGGCCGCCCCCGCTCACCACGGGCACCACCACCGGCCGGTATCCGGCGGCGACCGGGCCGTACCCGGGGCCGGCAGCTCCCGCGCCGCGCCGCAGCCGGACTCGGCTGATCGTCACGGTGGCGGCGGTGCTGGCACTGGCCGCGGCGGCGGTCGTGGGCGTCGCCGCGACGCGGCGGGGCGGGGCCGAGCAGCCCCCGCCGGTGGCGTCCACCGCCGACCCGGCGCCCATGCCGGACGCCGAACTGCCCGGCCTGCTGAGCAGTGCGCAGGAGCTTTCCGAGCTCGCCGGGGTCAAACTGCGGACCGATCCAGCTGTGCCGGTGCTGGCCTCGGACTACCTGCAGTTGGCCGATCCCCGGTGCGCCGCCGCATTCGCGCCCGGCCAACTCAACGAGTACCGGGGCAGCGGCTGGATCGCGTCGCGCTACCAGGCGTTCACCGAGATCCCGCCGATCAAGAACGCCATCGGGCTGTCGGTCTTCGGGCAGCAGATCGTCGTCGGCTTCGACACCGCCGGGGCGGCAGCGACATTCGCCGAGCAGCAACGCGCACACTGGCAGGACTGCTCCAACGGCCTCATCCAGCTGCGCTCGAGCGATCCGGCCAAGCCTCCCATGACGATTCAGGTCGGTGGGCTGACGGTCACCGACGACGACATCCTGATGCTGCCGCAGAGCCTGGAGGGCGCCCAGGGCATGGTGTGCGGCCGGTCCCTGACCCACCGCAACAACGTCGTGGTGGACGTGACGCTGTGCGGGTTCGACGACGCGGCCGAGCAGACCGCGCAGCTGGCGCGCAGCATTCGTGACAGGATCCCCGGGGCATGA
- a CDS encoding protein kinase domain-containing protein: MLNPGTDFAGYRIERVLGSGGMGMVYLARDRYLPRWDAVKVLSAQLSRDPDFRARFTREADVAAGLSHPNIVSIYDRGETDGQLWIAMQFVDGTDAENALRAGTMTPNRALHIVGQVAKALDYAHHRHVVHRDIKPANFLLEAGDGGGERVLLADFGIARALDDAGSITATGSVLATVSYAAPETLSGGVVDGRADIYALGCSLFRLLTGRAPFESAGGMAAVMLAHLHQPPPRVSEVRPGLPVALDEVIATALAKDPARRYGSARELAAAASAALHHGPASGWVPPVAPPVAPPRRGRRRMVLGALAGVGIVAAGSVAAVTAFGGGDAESDPVPRAAVTSPVAEPAPIVPVSALRGLLLPPDELQELAGGRAISEIATQPALTRNSAALTEKECIGPWAPTDELTYTGSGYLGALVQYFHHTDDAAQSPTVVQAVVGFLNPAAAKGYLDQQIAGWKACGGRTVTINVAGKAPMIQRLGVPQVSSDGILTMVTANQDGGQALCSHSLGARNNVVIEVDICNQDSAGGAPSRAVVARIADGIPA; encoded by the coding sequence GTGCTGAACCCGGGCACCGACTTCGCCGGCTACCGGATCGAGCGGGTGCTCGGCTCCGGCGGCATGGGCATGGTCTATCTGGCCCGCGACCGGTATCTGCCGCGCTGGGACGCGGTGAAGGTGCTGTCCGCGCAGTTGTCCCGCGATCCCGACTTCCGGGCCCGGTTCACCCGGGAGGCCGACGTCGCGGCCGGGCTCAGCCACCCCAACATCGTGTCGATCTACGACCGCGGGGAGACCGACGGCCAGCTGTGGATCGCGATGCAGTTCGTCGACGGCACCGACGCGGAGAACGCGCTGCGGGCGGGCACCATGACCCCGAACCGGGCGCTGCACATTGTCGGGCAGGTCGCCAAGGCGCTGGACTACGCGCACCACCGGCACGTCGTGCACCGCGACATCAAACCGGCGAACTTTCTGCTGGAGGCCGGTGACGGCGGCGGCGAGCGGGTGCTGCTGGCCGACTTCGGGATCGCCAGGGCACTCGACGACGCCGGCTCGATCACCGCGACCGGTTCGGTGCTGGCGACGGTCAGCTACGCCGCGCCGGAGACGCTGTCGGGGGGCGTGGTCGACGGGCGCGCCGACATCTACGCGCTGGGCTGCAGCCTGTTCCGGCTGCTGACCGGCCGGGCGCCGTTCGAGTCCGCCGGCGGGATGGCCGCGGTGATGCTGGCGCACCTGCACCAGCCGCCGCCGCGGGTGTCGGAGGTCCGACCCGGGCTGCCGGTCGCCCTCGACGAGGTCATCGCCACCGCGCTGGCCAAGGATCCGGCGCGCCGTTACGGCAGCGCGCGGGAGCTGGCGGCCGCGGCGTCGGCCGCGCTGCACCACGGCCCGGCCTCGGGCTGGGTCCCGCCGGTTGCGCCGCCGGTTGCGCCGCCGCGGCGTGGGCGGCGCCGGATGGTGCTGGGTGCGCTGGCCGGGGTCGGGATCGTCGCCGCCGGTTCGGTGGCCGCGGTGACGGCGTTCGGCGGCGGCGACGCGGAATCGGATCCGGTCCCGCGGGCCGCGGTGACCTCGCCGGTTGCCGAGCCCGCGCCGATCGTGCCGGTCAGCGCGCTGCGCGGGCTGCTGCTGCCGCCCGATGAGCTGCAGGAACTGGCCGGGGGGCGGGCGATCTCCGAGATTGCCACCCAGCCGGCACTGACCAGAAACTCGGCGGCACTGACCGAGAAGGAGTGCATCGGCCCCTGGGCGCCCACCGACGAACTCACCTACACCGGCAGCGGTTACCTCGGCGCCCTGGTCCAGTACTTCCACCACACCGATGACGCGGCGCAGAGCCCGACCGTGGTGCAGGCCGTCGTCGGATTCCTGAACCCGGCGGCCGCCAAGGGCTATCTCGATCAGCAGATCGCCGGCTGGAAGGCGTGCGGCGGCCGCACGGTCACCATCAATGTCGCTGGAAAGGCCCCGATGATCCAACGGCTCGGGGTGCCGCAGGTCAGCTCGGACGGGATCCTGACGATGGTCACCGCGAACCAGGATGGTGGGCAAGCACTGTGCTCGCATTCGCTGGGCGCGCGCAACAACGTGGTGATCGAGGTGGACATCTGCAATCAGGACTCCGCGGGCGGGGCTCCGTCGCGGGCGGTGGTGGCGCGGATCGCCGACGGCATCCCCGCCTAG
- a CDS encoding type II toxin-antitoxin system PemK/MazF family toxin — translation MASELRRGSVLWAELDPVRGREQSGRRPVLVVAGDLYLEQADTLAIVVPATTNDRGWPNHVPLSGPGLTLPTRTLAMTEQPRTITRERLFDHAGMVDAATMREVDRWLRDFLGLAGA, via the coding sequence ATGGCCAGTGAGCTCCGACGCGGGAGCGTGCTGTGGGCCGAACTCGACCCGGTGCGCGGGCGTGAGCAGTCCGGTCGCCGGCCCGTTCTCGTCGTTGCCGGCGATCTGTACCTGGAGCAGGCAGATACCTTGGCGATCGTGGTGCCCGCGACGACGAACGACCGCGGCTGGCCCAATCATGTTCCGCTCAGCGGGCCCGGGCTGACCCTGCCGACGCGGACCCTGGCGATGACCGAGCAGCCTCGGACCATCACCAGGGAGCGGCTGTTCGACCACGCCGGCATGGTCGATGCGGCAACGATGCGGGAAGTGGATCGTTGGCTCCGCGATTTCCTGGGGCTGGCAGGCGCGTGA
- a CDS encoding toxin-antitoxin system protein, giving the protein MTTIKVPAELRDRINRDARERGISAARFIEGLLDGFERRQRMEAFGRAFRGADSDYWDEFRAWDVATDDVRDGQ; this is encoded by the coding sequence ATGACGACGATCAAGGTCCCGGCCGAGCTGCGCGACCGGATCAACCGGGATGCCCGGGAGCGGGGGATCTCGGCCGCCCGGTTCATCGAGGGATTGCTCGACGGTTTCGAGCGTCGTCAGCGCATGGAGGCGTTCGGCCGGGCCTTCCGCGGTGCCGACTCCGATTACTGGGATGAGTTCCGCGCCTGGGACGTCGCCACCGATGATGTGCGCGATGGCCAGTGA
- a CDS encoding MFS transporter, whose protein sequence is MSPGSWRELLARPYLGACAVLAGGVALYATNEFLTVSLLPSTVADIGGQRLYAWVTSVYLVASVAAATTVGGLLRRLGPRWAYLGGLAVFAAGSLVCALAPNMEILLAGRAVQGAGGGVLAGLGYAVINAVLPPSLWTRASALVSAMWGVGSLIGPASGGLFAQLGLWRWAFWMLLILTAAMALLVPRALPGRVGVTRDEPWRIPVWSLLLLGAAALAVSVAALPRQLWATVALLAVGVALVAIFLVVDRRAAVAVLPATAFRPGPLKWMYATLGLLMTVTMVDMYVPLFGQRLAGLLPLAAGFLAVALSTGWTAGELVSASIARRRTTARIVASAPLVMAVGLIGTAATQRPGTGLLGVAVWVVTLTVTGVGIGMAWPHLSAWVMGGVHDPAEGTTAAAAINTVQLICGAFGAGLAGVIVNLTDDGGAAPARWLFGSFAALALLGLFASVRAARADR, encoded by the coding sequence ATGAGCCCCGGCAGCTGGCGGGAGCTGCTGGCCCGGCCCTACCTGGGCGCCTGCGCGGTGCTGGCCGGCGGGGTCGCGCTGTACGCCACCAACGAGTTCCTCACCGTCAGCCTGCTGCCCTCGACCGTCGCGGACATCGGCGGGCAGCGGCTCTACGCCTGGGTCACCTCGGTGTACCTGGTCGCCTCGGTGGCCGCCGCGACCACCGTCGGTGGACTGCTGCGCCGGCTGGGCCCGCGGTGGGCGTACCTCGGCGGTCTGGCGGTGTTCGCGGCGGGCAGCCTGGTGTGCGCGCTGGCCCCGAACATGGAAATCCTGCTGGCCGGCCGGGCGGTGCAGGGCGCCGGCGGCGGGGTGCTGGCCGGGCTGGGCTACGCGGTGATCAACGCGGTGCTGCCGCCGTCGCTGTGGACCCGCGCCTCGGCGCTGGTGTCGGCGATGTGGGGCGTCGGCAGCCTGATCGGGCCGGCCTCCGGCGGGCTGTTCGCCCAGCTCGGGCTGTGGCGGTGGGCGTTCTGGATGCTGCTGATCCTGACCGCCGCGATGGCCCTGCTGGTGCCGCGGGCGCTGCCGGGTCGGGTCGGGGTCACCCGCGACGAGCCGTGGCGGATCCCGGTCTGGTCGCTGCTGCTGCTCGGCGCCGCGGCCCTGGCGGTGAGCGTGGCCGCGCTGCCCCGGCAGCTCTGGGCGACCGTCGCGCTGCTGGCCGTCGGGGTGGCGCTGGTGGCGATCTTCCTGGTGGTCGACCGGCGCGCCGCAGTCGCGGTGCTGCCGGCGACGGCGTTTCGGCCCGGTCCGCTGAAATGGATGTACGCCACCCTCGGCCTGCTGATGACCGTCACCATGGTCGACATGTACGTGCCGCTGTTCGGTCAGCGGCTGGCCGGGCTGCTGCCGCTGGCCGCCGGCTTCCTTGCGGTGGCGCTGTCCACCGGGTGGACGGCCGGTGAACTGGTCAGCGCCTCGATCGCCCGGCGCCGCACCACGGCCCGGATCGTGGCGTCGGCCCCGCTGGTGATGGCCGTCGGACTGATCGGCACCGCCGCCACCCAGCGGCCGGGCACCGGGTTGCTCGGCGTCGCGGTCTGGGTGGTGACCCTGACGGTCACCGGCGTCGGCATCGGGATGGCGTGGCCGCACCTGTCGGCGTGGGTGATGGGTGGGGTGCACGACCCGGCGGAGGGCACCACCGCCGCGGCCGCGATCAACACCGTCCAGCTGATCTGCGGGGCGTTCGGGGCGGGCCTGGCCGGGGTGATCGTCAACCTGACCGACGACGGCGGCGCGGCGCCGGCCCGCTGGCTGTTCGGGTCGTTCGCGGCGCTGGCGCTGCTCGGGCTGTTCGCCTCGGTGCGGGCGGCGCGCGCCGACCGATAG
- a CDS encoding sensor domain-containing protein: protein MRVPRRVCAIAAPVLAAGLLAGCASTVAGTARFAGLGSDGATVSAAQLDGLFPDAGAVADLARTGPLGAPRTYSSPPAATAGPDSPSCTAAVLPGAGYPGSQTDVRGQSLTETSGKNPGTVEMMVVRFDTATDATSFVDGLWSSWGQCGGELVRFAGDDGNWVLGAPRIAYGARTVGRAREGGQGFGCARAVGVRGNLVADVTDCGADRSVVADRAARLVEAILDSA from the coding sequence ATGAGGGTGCCCAGGAGGGTGTGCGCGATCGCGGCCCCGGTGCTGGCGGCCGGGCTGCTGGCCGGCTGCGCGAGCACCGTCGCCGGTACCGCGCGATTTGCCGGGCTTGGCTCCGACGGCGCGACCGTGTCGGCGGCGCAACTCGACGGACTGTTCCCGGACGCCGGCGCGGTGGCCGACCTGGCCCGCACCGGACCCCTCGGCGCTCCGCGGACGTACTCGTCGCCGCCGGCGGCGACGGCGGGGCCGGACAGCCCGTCCTGCACGGCCGCGGTGCTGCCCGGAGCGGGTTACCCCGGCAGCCAGACCGATGTGCGCGGTCAATCCCTCACCGAAACCTCGGGGAAGAACCCGGGAACCGTGGAGATGATGGTCGTCCGATTCGACACCGCCACGGACGCAACGAGTTTCGTTGACGGACTGTGGTCGTCCTGGGGGCAGTGCGGGGGAGAGCTGGTCCGATTCGCCGGCGACGACGGCAACTGGGTGCTCGGCGCGCCCCGCATCGCCTACGGGGCGCGGACCGTCGGCCGGGCCCGCGAGGGCGGGCAGGGTTTCGGCTGTGCGCGTGCGGTCGGCGTTCGCGGCAACCTCGTTGCCGATGTGACCGACTGCGGTGCGGACCGCTCCGTCGTCGCCGATCGGGCGGCCCGGCTGGTCGAGGCGATTCTGGACAGCGCGTAG
- a CDS encoding RES domain-containing protein: MPELPAGYRRPPPTDRPPGLRRRSIPAGTQFWRVEAAAFPDWTWVGFATPRYRFDPDSGAFRTRYAGRLLTGAFRERYRGTGLVIPADHGADHLIRLTTTRPLRVLDLRTERNLDALEVDDQISTGQHPDVWHTCHLLADAVRRWWADLDAIVYRSRTTPESSLNLAVFGSEAFEAASWPLADRPDVLARLVLRHGFTIGWEL; the protein is encoded by the coding sequence GTGCCTGAGCTTCCGGCCGGATACCGGCGCCCGCCGCCGACCGACCGCCCGCCGGGACTGCGCCGCCGTTCGATCCCCGCCGGGACGCAGTTCTGGCGGGTGGAGGCCGCCGCCTTCCCCGACTGGACCTGGGTCGGGTTCGCCACCCCGCGGTATCGCTTCGACCCCGATTCGGGGGCCTTTCGCACCCGCTATGCCGGGCGCCTGCTGACCGGGGCGTTCCGGGAGCGCTACCGGGGCACCGGCCTGGTGATCCCCGCCGACCACGGCGCCGATCACCTGATCCGGCTCACCACGACCCGGCCGCTGCGGGTGCTGGACCTGCGCACCGAACGCAACCTCGATGCGCTCGAGGTGGACGACCAGATCAGCACCGGCCAGCACCCCGACGTCTGGCACACCTGCCACCTGCTGGCCGACGCCGTCCGGCGCTGGTGGGCCGACCTGGACGCCATCGTCTACCGGTCGCGCACCACCCCGGAGTCCTCGCTGAACCTCGCCGTCTTCGGCTCCGAGGCCTTCGAGGCGGCCTCGTGGCCGCTGGCCGACCGCCCCGACGTGCTGGCCCGGTTGGTGCTGCGGCACGGGTTCACCATCGGCTGGGAGCTGTGA
- a CDS encoding DUF402 domain-containing protein yields MHPPKREIFDVAARTNTDNKGIVRAVDRYARTPWGLYLARPTPGRAQFNYLQSWLLPTLGLRATVYDWNPGHQRAQDFYLDVVDIAVDDDGQLWRTEDHYLDLVVYRGQRTDVLDVDEFLAAHRDGLLSAEVAERALGSALAAVAGLAAHDHDLSRWLAGNEMRLWWR; encoded by the coding sequence ATCCACCCACCCAAGCGCGAGATCTTCGACGTCGCCGCCCGGACCAACACCGACAACAAGGGCATCGTCCGGGCGGTGGACCGTTATGCGCGCACCCCGTGGGGCCTGTATCTGGCCCGCCCCACCCCGGGCCGCGCCCAGTTCAATTACCTGCAGTCCTGGCTGCTGCCGACCCTCGGCCTGCGCGCGACGGTGTACGACTGGAATCCCGGGCACCAGCGGGCCCAGGACTTCTACCTCGACGTGGTGGACATCGCGGTGGACGACGATGGGCAGCTCTGGCGGACCGAGGATCACTACCTGGACCTGGTGGTCTACCGCGGGCAGCGCACCGACGTGCTCGACGTCGACGAGTTCCTGGCCGCGCACCGCGACGGCCTGCTGTCGGCGGAGGTCGCCGAGCGGGCGCTGGGCAGCGCGCTGGCGGCGGTCGCCGGGCTGGCCGCCCACGATCACGACCTGAGCCGGTGGCTGGCCGGTAACGAGATGCGGTTGTGGTGGCGATAG
- a CDS encoding DUF732 domain-containing protein, which translates to MTMTKVGAAMAGALVGGSVLFGSAALFGSAALFGNAAVAGAWPTTVTPEMQRYIDNARGAGAAGDDDALLSQGYLACRLLYTGQGRQGAVDATSEAVVNAARGTLCTQAPG; encoded by the coding sequence ATGACGATGACGAAGGTGGGCGCGGCGATGGCCGGTGCGCTGGTGGGCGGTTCGGTGCTGTTCGGCAGTGCGGCGCTGTTCGGCAGTGCGGCGCTGTTCGGCAACGCGGCGGTGGCCGGCGCCTGGCCGACCACGGTCACCCCGGAGATGCAGCGGTACATCGACAACGCCCGCGGCGCGGGTGCCGCCGGTGACGACGACGCCCTGCTGTCCCAGGGGTACCTGGCCTGCCGGCTGCTCTACACCGGCCAGGGCAGGCAGGGCGCCGTCGACGCGACCAGCGAAGCCGTCGTCAACGCGGCGCGCGGCACGCTGTGCACCCAGGCGCCGGGCTGA
- a CDS encoding DIP1984 family protein: protein MKLAEALSLRSTTLRRIESLRTRVKANARYQEGEAPSEDAAALLAEAQGLIDEWGALIRRINRTNAAARIGSDGTLTDALARRDALRWRQHLLTTAADAAAGADKNDYARQLRSELKMFAALPVSQLRADADRVSRDLRELDVRIQRANWEVDLLD from the coding sequence ATGAAGCTGGCCGAGGCGCTGTCCCTGCGATCGACCACCCTGCGCCGGATCGAGTCGCTGCGTACCCGGGTGAAGGCCAACGCGCGCTACCAGGAGGGTGAGGCGCCGTCCGAGGACGCCGCCGCGCTGCTGGCCGAGGCCCAGGGGCTGATCGACGAGTGGGGGGCGCTGATCCGGCGGATCAATCGGACCAACGCGGCCGCACGGATCGGTTCCGACGGCACCCTGACCGATGCGCTGGCCCGCCGCGACGCGCTGCGCTGGCGCCAGCACCTGCTGACGACGGCCGCCGACGCGGCGGCCGGGGCCGACAAGAACGACTACGCCCGGCAGCTGCGCTCGGAGCTCAAGATGTTCGCCGCGCTGCCGGTGTCGCAGCTGCGGGCGGACGCCGATCGGGTGTCCCGCGACCTGCGGGAACTCGACGTGCGGATCCAGCGAGCCAACTGGGAGGTGGATCTGCTCGACTGA
- the uvrB gene encoding excinuclease ABC subunit UvrB, whose protein sequence is MAFAAEHPVVAHSEYRAVDDVVRSGAAFEVVSEYEPAGDQPTAIADLERRVRAGERDIVLLGATGTGKSATTAWLIERLQRPTLVMAPNKTLAAQLANELREMLPNNAVEYFVSYYDYYQPEAYIAQTDTYIEKDSSINDDVERLRHSATSSLLSRRDVVVVASVSCIYGLGTPQSYLDRSVELKVGDEVVRDQLLRLLVDVQYTRNDMSFTRGAFRVRGDTVEIIPSYEELAVRIEFFGDEVEALYYLHPLTGDVVRQVDSLRIFPATHYVAGPERMAAALSGIEEELAERLADLENRGKLLEAQRLRMRTNYDIEMMRQVGFCSGIENYSRHIDGRPAGSAPATLLDYFPEDFLLVIDESHVTVPQIGAMYEGDMSRKRNLVEFGFRLPSATDNRPLTWEEFSQRVGQTVYLSATPGPYELAQSGGEFVEQVIRPTGLLDPKVTVKPTKGQIDDLIGEIRARTDRDERVLVTTLTKKMSEDLTDYLLEMGIRVRYLHSEVDTLRRVELLRQLRLGEYDVLVGINLLREGLDLPEVSLVAILDADKEGFLRSPRSLIQTIGRAARNVSGEVHMYADRITDSMREAIDETERRRAKQIAYNTERGIDPQPLRKKIADILDQVYREAEDTESVEVGGSGRNASRGRRAQGEPGRAVSAGIVEGRDTANMPRAELADLIKDLTEQMMAAARDLQFELAGRLRDEIADLKKELRGMDAAGLQ, encoded by the coding sequence ATGGCCTTCGCAGCGGAACACCCCGTCGTCGCGCATTCGGAGTACCGTGCCGTCGACGATGTGGTCCGGTCCGGCGCCGCGTTCGAGGTGGTCAGCGAGTACGAACCCGCCGGTGATCAACCGACCGCCATCGCGGATCTGGAACGCCGGGTTCGGGCGGGGGAGCGCGACATCGTGCTGCTCGGTGCCACCGGCACCGGCAAGTCGGCGACGACGGCCTGGCTGATCGAACGGTTGCAGCGGCCCACCCTGGTGATGGCGCCCAACAAGACGCTGGCCGCCCAGCTGGCCAACGAGCTGCGGGAGATGCTGCCCAACAACGCCGTCGAGTACTTCGTCTCGTACTACGACTACTACCAACCCGAGGCCTACATCGCCCAGACCGACACCTACATCGAGAAGGACAGCTCGATCAACGACGACGTCGAGCGACTGCGGCACTCGGCGACCTCCAGCCTGCTGTCCCGCCGCGACGTCGTCGTGGTCGCCTCGGTGTCCTGCATCTACGGCCTGGGCACCCCGCAGTCCTACCTGGACCGCTCGGTGGAACTGAAGGTCGGCGACGAGGTGGTCCGGGATCAGTTGCTGCGGCTGCTCGTCGACGTGCAGTACACCCGCAACGACATGTCGTTCACCCGCGGCGCGTTCCGGGTGCGCGGCGACACCGTCGAGATCATCCCGTCGTACGAGGAACTCGCGGTGCGCATCGAGTTCTTCGGCGACGAGGTGGAGGCGCTGTACTACCTGCACCCGCTGACCGGCGATGTGGTCCGTCAGGTCGATTCACTGCGGATCTTCCCCGCCACCCACTACGTGGCCGGCCCGGAGCGGATGGCGGCGGCGCTGTCCGGCATCGAGGAGGAGCTGGCCGAGCGGCTGGCCGACCTGGAGAACCGGGGCAAGCTGCTGGAGGCCCAACGGCTGCGGATGCGCACCAACTACGACATCGAGATGATGCGCCAGGTCGGGTTCTGCTCCGGGATCGAGAACTACTCCCGGCACATCGACGGCCGGCCGGCCGGCTCGGCGCCGGCCACCCTGCTGGACTACTTCCCCGAGGACTTCCTGCTGGTCATCGACGAATCGCACGTCACCGTCCCGCAGATCGGCGCCATGTACGAGGGCGACATGTCCCGCAAGCGCAACCTCGTCGAGTTCGGTTTCCGGCTGCCGTCGGCGACCGACAACCGGCCGCTGACCTGGGAGGAGTTCTCCCAGCGGGTCGGCCAGACGGTGTACCTGTCGGCCACCCCCGGCCCGTACGAGCTGGCCCAGTCCGGCGGCGAGTTCGTCGAACAGGTGATCCGCCCGACCGGGCTGCTGGACCCGAAGGTGACGGTCAAACCCACCAAGGGCCAGATCGACGACCTGATCGGCGAGATCCGCGCCCGCACCGACCGCGACGAGCGGGTGCTGGTCACCACGCTGACCAAGAAGATGTCCGAGGACCTCACCGACTACCTGCTGGAGATGGGCATTCGGGTGCGCTACCTGCACTCCGAGGTGGACACCCTGCGCCGCGTCGAGTTGCTGCGGCAGCTGCGACTCGGGGAGTACGACGTGCTGGTGGGCATCAACCTGCTGCGCGAGGGCCTCGACCTGCCCGAGGTGTCGCTGGTGGCGATCCTGGACGCCGACAAGGAGGGCTTTCTGCGGTCGCCGCGCAGCCTGATCCAGACCATCGGCCGGGCGGCGCGCAACGTGTCCGGCGAGGTGCACATGTACGCCGACAGGATCACCGACTCGATGCGGGAAGCCATCGACGAGACCGAGCGCCGGCGGGCCAAGCAGATCGCCTACAACACCGAGCGCGGCATCGACCCGCAGCCGCTGCGCAAGAAGATCGCCGACATCCTCGACCAGGTCTACCGGGAGGCCGAGGACACCGAGTCCGTCGAGGTCGGGGGCTCCGGGCGGAACGCCTCGCGGGGTCGGCGCGCTCAGGGGGAGCCGGGCCGTGCGGTCAGCGCCGGCATCGTCGAGGGCCGCGACACCGCCAACATGCCGCGCGCCGAGCTGGCCGACCTGATCAAGGATCTGACCGAGCAGATGATGGCCGCCGCCCGCGACCTGCAGTTCGAGCTCGCCGGCCGGTTGCGCGACGAGATCGCCGACCTGAAGAAGGAACTGCGCGGGATGGACGCCGCCGGGCTGCAGTAG